Proteins encoded in a region of the Mycoplasma feriruminatoris genome:
- the recD2 gene encoding SF1B family DNA helicase RecD2, whose product MEEQIKIRGYLSKFLYKSNSWALAIFISEENNKKTIKIKGEISDLKPKVLYELTGSLTNHLKYGTSFEVSSYTLANINNEEQIINFLKSDVFPGIGNLTATKIAKLYTNNFIQEILNNKEEFFKIKDVSKDKLELIYNKIKEINEQNWLRIEFINHNLSLKILDKLKKYVEDEHELKQLFVNNWFEFAFKHNLGLINEIDKIFLHFNNNKTNDLTRLAYYSLYVCNEILFNTGNSYTDQYYLLKKLSNLIKINDQNLLLEGLEFAFNNNLLVKNNSNIYTYESYYDELIISDVLVKNYLITDDFDDDLISSFINQIQINISKDFKYDDNQVLALKNFIKNKISIITGGPGTGKTTIIKAIVRLFEKVYHSTNYAICTPTGRAAARIRESFLECNATTIHKLLGYEKDNKFSINANNPLDYDLLIVDECSMIDTRLFSQFLSSISKAKKIVLIGDVDQLTSVSYGNAFFDIISSKIISTTNLKKIHRQNNNNIIDLAYMIKNNTFDLNKFNDSNNVEFFFNKDKQACLDKLKTIYQQSIDQNLNIQIISPVYADILGIENLNNFIQYNFNQNILDQNNVYDRLRFRYAINDKVMYLKNDSELNLSNGDIGYIKQINKINNQFQSAIINFNNIELEFDAQQFDDISLSYCCSVHKTQGSEYDKVILVLQDTLFSSFLNKKLLYTAITRAKKQLVIIGDYDLFNFAIKQEAKLRKTTLTNQILNKISERK is encoded by the coding sequence ATGGAAGAACAAATAAAGATCAGAGGTTATTTATCTAAGTTTTTATATAAATCTAATTCATGAGCTTTAGCTATTTTTATAAGTGAAGAAAATAATAAAAAAACAATAAAAATTAAAGGTGAAATTAGTGATTTAAAACCTAAAGTTTTATATGAACTTACAGGTAGTCTTACAAATCATTTAAAATATGGAACAAGCTTTGAAGTTTCTAGTTATACTTTAGCAAACATTAATAATGAAGAACAAATTATTAACTTTTTAAAATCAGATGTTTTTCCTGGCATTGGTAATCTAACAGCAACTAAAATCGCTAAACTTTATACAAATAACTTCATTCAAGAAATTTTAAATAATAAAGAAGAGTTTTTTAAAATAAAAGATGTTAGTAAAGACAAATTAGAACTTATCTATAACAAGATTAAAGAAATTAATGAACAAAACTGATTAAGAATTGAATTTATTAATCATAATTTAAGTTTAAAAATATTAGATAAATTAAAAAAATATGTTGAAGATGAACATGAGTTAAAACAACTATTTGTAAATAACTGATTTGAATTTGCTTTTAAACATAATCTAGGTTTAATTAATGAAATAGATAAAATATTTTTACATTTTAATAATAATAAAACTAATGATTTAACTAGATTAGCTTATTATAGTTTGTATGTGTGTAATGAAATTTTATTTAATACTGGAAATAGTTATACAGATCAATATTATTTGTTAAAAAAACTTTCAAATTTAATAAAAATTAATGATCAAAATCTGTTATTAGAAGGTTTAGAATTTGCTTTTAATAATAATTTATTAGTTAAAAATAATTCAAATATTTATACTTATGAATCTTATTATGATGAATTAATTATTAGTGATGTTTTAGTTAAAAATTATTTAATTACTGATGATTTTGATGATGATTTAATTAGTAGTTTTATTAATCAAATACAAATAAATATTAGTAAAGATTTTAAATATGATGATAACCAAGTTTTAGCTTTAAAAAACTTTATTAAAAATAAAATCAGTATTATAACCGGAGGACCTGGGACTGGTAAAACAACAATTATTAAAGCAATAGTTAGATTGTTTGAAAAAGTTTATCATTCTACAAATTATGCAATTTGTACTCCAACAGGAAGAGCAGCAGCAAGAATTAGAGAAAGTTTTTTAGAATGTAATGCTACAACTATTCATAAACTTTTAGGATATGAAAAAGATAATAAATTTAGTATTAATGCTAATAATCCACTAGATTATGATTTATTAATTGTTGATGAATGTTCGATGATAGATACACGTTTATTTAGTCAGTTTTTATCATCAATTAGTAAAGCTAAAAAAATTGTTTTAATTGGTGATGTTGACCAGTTAACTAGTGTAAGTTATGGAAATGCTTTTTTTGATATTATTAGTTCAAAAATTATTTCAACAACTAACTTAAAAAAAATTCATCGTCAAAATAATAACAATATTATTGATTTAGCTTATATGATAAAAAATAATACTTTTGATCTTAATAAATTCAATGATTCAAATAATGTTGAGTTTTTCTTTAATAAAGATAAACAAGCTTGTTTAGATAAACTAAAAACGATTTATCAACAAAGTATTGATCAAAATTTAAATATACAAATTATTTCACCAGTTTATGCAGATATTTTAGGAATTGAAAATTTAAATAATTTTATTCAATATAACTTTAATCAAAATATTTTAGATCAAAATAATGTTTATGATAGATTAAGATTTAGATATGCAATTAATGATAAAGTAATGTATTTAAAAAATGATAGTGAATTAAATCTATCTAATGGAGATATTGGTTATATTAAACAAATTAATAAAATAAATAATCAGTTTCAATCAGCAATTATTAATTTTAATAACATTGAACTTGAATTTGATGCTCAACAATTTGATGATATTAGTTTAAGTTATTGTTGTAGTGTACATAAAACTCAAGGAAGTGAATATGATAAAGTTATTTTAGTTTTACAAGATACTTTGTTTAGTAGCTTTTTAAATAAAAAACTTTTATATACAGCTATTACAAGAGCTAAAAAACAACTAGTAATAATTGGTGATTATGATTTATTTAACTTTGCAATTAAACAAGAAGCTAAATTAAGAAAAACAACTTTAACTAATCAAATACTAAATAAAATAAGTGAAAGAAAATAA
- a CDS encoding type II restriction enzyme produces MDSFTNNAWEKLFKDLNVLEEIKQHGTFIISAEQIKKYREPRLMAKFDSYDNLPQIFKDNNISFLPINNGEYILSNFDLYEQLPETKFLKTNIIKVNNKYTTISIADISSESKVLNTIQTFKILDDFLEDNDFVSTFSGKMRTDPFNFWINTKNSTPNKIKVNVKKVQCEIDAGLENDHFIVIIEAKNSEPKDFNIRQLYYPYRYWLSKTNKPIRLVFCTYKNNEITLYEYKFLTPDYYSSIELVKFKKYSLEQE; encoded by the coding sequence ATGGATTCATTTACAAATAATGCATGAGAAAAACTATTTAAAGATCTTAATGTTTTAGAAGAAATTAAACAACACGGGACTTTTATTATTAGTGCTGAACAAATTAAAAAGTATAGAGAACCTAGATTAATGGCTAAATTTGATAGTTATGATAATTTACCACAAATTTTTAAAGACAATAATATAAGTTTTTTACCAATTAATAATGGTGAATACATTCTATCTAATTTTGATCTATACGAACAATTACCTGAAACTAAATTTTTAAAAACTAATATTATAAAAGTTAATAATAAATACACAACTATTAGCATTGCAGATATATCTTCAGAATCTAAAGTTTTAAATACTATACAAACATTTAAAATACTAGATGATTTTTTAGAAGACAATGACTTTGTTTCTACTTTTAGTGGGAAAATGAGAACTGATCCTTTTAATTTTTGAATTAATACTAAAAATTCTACACCTAACAAAATTAAAGTAAATGTTAAAAAGGTTCAATGTGAAATTGATGCAGGATTAGAAAATGATCATTTTATTGTCATAATAGAAGCTAAAAATTCAGAACCAAAAGATTTTAATATAAGACAATTATATTATCCATATAGATATTGATTAAGTAAAACTAATAAACCAATAAGACTTGTATTTTGTACTTATAAAAATAATGAAATTACATTATATGAATATAAATTTCTAACTCCTGATTATTATTCTTCTATAGAATTAGTAAAGTTTAAAAAATATAGTTTAGAACAAGAATAA
- a CDS encoding ATP-binding cassette domain-containing protein — MKKANNSINDPLIQISDLKFKHHKKQQNYDLEINNLTLEKNQIISLLGPSGSGKTTLLNLLLGYIKPDMGSIKILNNPKIHEIAYIMQENSTYENTTVFNNVFLSAKNYSKWVDSTYLKFFNEFLKNNNYSEKINNKFEVYKNLINSNSNNKFKKQAFLSLVFMILFDKQTKHKFKFLKQLRLKNLFKNEIELISKKLEIDQLLYKNVSQLSGGQKQRVAFAKGIIKKTNLVLLDEPFSALDAKIKESTIDWLIKIKKEFNLSMIIVTHDQQDALKISDQIILLDKGKIQQFSSGDQMYDNPNNLFVAKFIGSPEINFIKQTKDKSYYIRHNKIKVKVNKNGKYQIIEKKNFGDKVHYLINFTKDIKWTLVLNDNSLEVNDKIDLEYNDTDVLVFNSSGDRIYE, encoded by the coding sequence ATGAAAAAAGCAAATAATAGTATAAATGATCCTTTAATTCAAATTAGTGATCTAAAATTTAAACATCATAAAAAACAACAAAACTATGATTTAGAAATTAATAATTTAACTTTAGAAAAAAACCAAATAATTTCTTTACTAGGACCAAGTGGATCTGGAAAAACTACTTTATTAAACCTTTTATTAGGTTATATTAAACCTGATATGGGAAGTATTAAAATTTTAAATAATCCTAAAATTCATGAAATTGCTTATATTATGCAAGAAAATTCTACTTATGAAAACACAACAGTATTTAATAACGTTTTTTTAAGTGCTAAAAATTATTCTAAATGAGTTGATTCAACTTATTTAAAGTTTTTTAATGAGTTTTTAAAAAATAATAATTATTCAGAAAAAATCAATAACAAATTTGAAGTTTATAAAAACTTAATAAATAGTAATTCTAATAATAAATTTAAAAAACAAGCTTTTTTAAGTTTAGTTTTTATGATTTTATTTGATAAACAAACTAAACATAAATTTAAGTTTTTAAAACAACTTAGATTAAAAAATCTTTTTAAAAACGAAATAGAATTAATTTCTAAAAAACTAGAAATTGATCAATTATTATATAAAAATGTTAGTCAATTATCTGGAGGACAAAAACAAAGAGTAGCTTTTGCAAAAGGAATTATTAAAAAAACTAATTTGGTATTATTAGATGAACCTTTTTCAGCTCTTGATGCAAAAATTAAAGAATCAACTATTGATTGATTAATTAAAATTAAAAAAGAATTTAATTTAAGTATGATTATTGTAACTCATGATCAACAAGATGCCTTAAAAATAAGTGATCAAATTATTTTACTTGACAAAGGTAAAATTCAACAATTTAGTTCTGGAGATCAAATGTATGATAATCCAAATAACTTATTTGTTGCTAAATTTATTGGAAGTCCCGAAATTAATTTTATTAAACAAACAAAAGATAAAAGTTATTATATAAGACATAATAAAATCAAAGTTAAAGTCAATAAAAATGGTAAATATCAAATTATTGAAAAGAAAAACTTTGGAGATAAAGTACACTATTTAATTAACTTTACAAAAGATATTAAATGAACTTTAGTTTTAAATGATAATAGTTTAGAAGTTAATGACAAAATTGATCTTGAATATAATGATACTGATGTATTAGTATTTAATAGTTCTGGAGATAGAATTTATGAATAA
- a CDS encoding Dam family site-specific DNA-(adenine-N6)-methyltransferase: MNISYQPLWNLLETRKINKRDFLKITNISSSCYKNLVKQKDVNLTEIVKICDALNCDFKEVFSLNKEKQTLNSVVKWVGGKKQIQQTILDFIPNQFSNYIEPFVGGAAILFALQPTNAIINDLNDELINIYNVIKNDPLKLIRLLEKHKKNHSEEYFYQIRNLDRTKQYSKLSDVKKAARVLYLNKTCFNGLYRVNKDGYFNTPFGKYKNPSIVNKENLLNVSKYLNDNNIQILNRDYKEVLKLAQPGDFIYLDPPYMPISESSSFTSYTENGFDIKQQIELKEQCDLLTQKNIKFLLSNSDCQFIRDLYKDYEIYVVKAKRSINSKADKRGHINELLISNYKKEL; encoded by the coding sequence ATGAATATTTCTTATCAGCCACTTTGAAATTTATTAGAAACTAGAAAAATTAACAAAAGAGATTTTTTAAAAATTACAAATATATCTAGTTCTTGTTATAAAAATTTAGTTAAACAAAAAGATGTAAATTTAACTGAAATAGTTAAAATTTGTGATGCTTTAAATTGTGATTTTAAAGAAGTTTTTTCACTTAATAAAGAAAAACAAACACTAAATAGCGTTGTTAAATGAGTTGGAGGTAAAAAACAAATCCAACAAACAATTCTTGATTTTATTCCTAATCAATTTAGCAACTATATTGAACCTTTTGTAGGAGGAGCTGCTATTTTATTTGCTCTACAACCTACAAACGCTATTATTAATGATTTAAACGATGAACTAATTAATATTTATAATGTAATTAAAAATGATCCTTTAAAACTAATAAGATTACTAGAAAAACATAAAAAAAATCATAGTGAAGAATATTTTTATCAAATTAGAAATTTAGATAGAACTAAACAATATAGCAAGTTATCTGATGTTAAAAAGGCTGCTAGAGTACTTTATTTAAACAAAACTTGTTTTAATGGTTTATATAGAGTAAATAAAGATGGTTATTTTAATACTCCTTTTGGTAAATATAAAAACCCTAGTATTGTTAATAAAGAAAATCTTTTAAATGTTTCTAAGTATTTAAATGATAATAACATTCAAATTCTAAATAGAGACTATAAAGAAGTTTTAAAACTAGCACAACCTGGAGATTTTATATATCTAGATCCACCATATATGCCAATTAGTGAGTCATCTTCATTTACTAGTTATACTGAAAATGGTTTTGATATTAAACAACAAATAGAATTAAAAGAACAATGTGATCTTTTAACACAAAAAAATATTAAGTTTTTATTATCAAATTCTGATTGTCAATTTATTAGAGATCTATATAAAGATTATGAAATTTATGTTGTTAAAGCAAAAAGATCAATTAATAGTAAGGCTGATAAACGTGGTCATATAAACGAATTATTAATAAGTAATTATAAAAAGGAATTATAA
- the parC gene encoding DNA topoisomerase IV subunit A, protein MSDKTEIILYPLEELLGNRFSRYAKYIIQERALPDVRDGLKPVQRRILYAMSQLNLTFDKPYKKSARVVGEVIGKYHPHGDTSIYDAMVRMSQWWKVNIPLVDMQGNNGSIDGDSAAAMRYTEARLTKISNLLLEDLEKNTVVFSPNFDDSETEPTVLPSYFPNILVNGATGIAAGYATNMPPHNLNEIIDATISIIKNPNINIDQILKIVKGPDFPTGAIIQNKQGIREAFLTGKGKVIISSKWHQEKNNIVIDEIPYEVVKQDLVRKIGDVIDNNPNLGIKEIRDETDRKGLRIVIELNEKANLETVRKFLFKSTWLSVSYNYNNIIIVDKQPKQLGLIEIIKAYISHYKEVFIKRTQFNLNKANNRLEIVNGLIKALSILDEVIKVIRKSENRLDAINNLVLKFDFSTNQATAIVDMRLYRLTSTDVNKLLLEKTELIEKIKKYELILNNNQVLDNEIISRLELVKQEFKVKRKSQVDDLIENLDVDQKEVIVEKEINLWISKDGYIKVIDNNVLSKNEMSLFGKKPNDMWISQGVCSNLDHLILISDQANYYSIPVYKIQQSKWKEQGVHINSVATTQPNETIINAFVLKEFTNSTQHLLLVTKNGLIKRTQISDLETKIFNKSFKIMKISDDDSLVYADLVSSKTSYCSIVTKNGYAVRYNIEDIPVQSTISKGVKAANLKDDYIISALSLDNNKDILIFTNKNNYKKLDQNLIPIYIRPKKGTRILVEKKKNKEEVLFGFATSNDMVVSILDQNDQIIDINVNDLKHTDLEHNSLALNIDQISYISIKQLIRSIAYDQPALSNNLTQQDDEDQEEVKPKFNKPVSERIIVSKDVKNQAINNAKQVHGTDLSSYLDDISSLLSKVDHSNKKDKKTKQLDFEDFFDNSDEEE, encoded by the coding sequence ATGTCAGATAAAACAGAAATTATTTTATATCCATTAGAAGAATTATTAGGTAATAGATTTAGTAGGTATGCAAAATACATTATTCAAGAAAGAGCTTTACCTGATGTTAGAGATGGATTAAAACCAGTTCAACGCCGTATTTTATATGCAATGAGTCAATTGAATTTAACATTTGATAAACCATATAAAAAATCAGCAAGAGTTGTTGGAGAAGTAATTGGTAAATATCACCCACATGGAGATACTTCTATTTATGATGCAATGGTAAGAATGTCTCAGTGATGAAAAGTAAATATTCCACTAGTTGATATGCAAGGAAATAATGGATCAATTGATGGTGATTCTGCTGCTGCTATGCGTTATACTGAAGCAAGATTAACTAAAATTTCAAATCTTTTATTAGAAGATTTAGAAAAAAATACAGTTGTATTTTCACCAAATTTTGATGATAGTGAAACTGAACCAACAGTTTTACCTAGTTATTTTCCAAATATTTTAGTAAATGGAGCTACTGGAATTGCTGCTGGATATGCAACAAATATGCCACCTCATAATTTAAATGAAATTATAGATGCAACAATTAGTATTATTAAAAATCCAAATATTAATATTGATCAAATTTTAAAAATAGTTAAAGGTCCTGATTTTCCAACTGGAGCTATTATTCAAAACAAACAAGGAATTAGAGAAGCTTTTTTAACTGGTAAAGGTAAAGTTATTATTAGTAGTAAATGACATCAAGAAAAAAATAATATTGTAATTGATGAAATTCCATATGAAGTAGTTAAACAAGATCTAGTTAGAAAAATTGGTGATGTAATTGACAATAATCCTAATTTAGGAATTAAAGAAATTAGAGATGAAACTGATAGAAAAGGTTTAAGAATTGTTATTGAATTAAATGAAAAAGCTAACTTAGAAACTGTTAGAAAGTTTTTATTTAAATCAACTTGACTAAGTGTTTCATATAACTATAACAATATTATTATTGTTGATAAACAACCAAAACAACTAGGTTTAATTGAAATAATTAAAGCTTATATTTCTCACTATAAAGAAGTATTTATAAAAAGAACACAATTTAATTTAAATAAAGCAAATAATCGTTTAGAAATAGTTAATGGATTAATTAAAGCTTTATCAATTTTAGATGAAGTTATTAAAGTAATTAGAAAATCAGAAAATAGATTAGATGCAATTAATAACTTAGTTTTAAAATTTGATTTTTCAACAAACCAAGCAACAGCTATTGTTGATATGAGGTTATATAGATTAACTTCAACTGATGTAAATAAACTTTTATTAGAAAAAACTGAACTTATTGAAAAGATTAAAAAATATGAATTAATTTTAAACAATAATCAAGTTTTAGATAATGAAATTATTTCTAGACTAGAATTAGTAAAACAAGAATTTAAAGTTAAAAGAAAATCTCAAGTTGATGATTTAATTGAAAATCTTGATGTTGATCAAAAAGAAGTAATTGTTGAAAAAGAAATTAATTTATGAATTTCAAAAGATGGTTATATTAAAGTTATTGATAATAATGTTTTAAGTAAAAATGAAATGTCTTTATTTGGTAAAAAACCAAATGATATGTGAATTAGTCAAGGAGTTTGTTCTAATTTAGATCATTTAATTTTAATTTCAGATCAAGCAAATTACTATTCTATACCAGTTTATAAAATCCAACAAAGTAAATGAAAAGAACAAGGTGTTCATATAAATAGTGTTGCTACAACTCAACCAAATGAAACTATTATTAATGCTTTTGTATTAAAAGAATTTACAAATTCAACTCAACACTTATTATTAGTTACTAAAAATGGTCTAATTAAAAGAACACAAATTTCAGATTTAGAAACTAAGATTTTTAATAAATCATTTAAAATAATGAAAATTAGTGATGATGATAGTTTAGTTTATGCTGATTTAGTTAGTTCAAAAACTAGTTATTGTTCTATTGTTACAAAAAACGGTTATGCAGTTAGATACAATATTGAAGATATTCCAGTTCAATCAACTATTTCAAAAGGAGTTAAAGCAGCTAATTTAAAAGATGATTATATTATTAGTGCTTTAAGCTTAGATAATAATAAAGATATTTTAATTTTTACTAATAAAAATAATTATAAAAAACTTGATCAAAATCTAATTCCAATTTATATAAGACCAAAAAAAGGAACTAGAATTTTAGTTGAAAAAAAGAAAAACAAAGAAGAAGTTTTATTTGGTTTTGCAACAAGTAATGATATGGTTGTTTCTATTTTAGATCAAAATGATCAAATCATAGATATTAATGTAAATGATTTAAAACATACTGATTTAGAACATAATAGTTTAGCTTTAAATATTGATCAAATTTCATATATAAGTATTAAACAATTAATTAGATCAATAGCTTATGATCAACCTGCTTTATCAAATAATTTAACTCAACAAGATGATGAAGATCAAGAAGAAGTTAAACCTAAATTTAATAAACCTGTAAGTGAACGTATTATTGTTTCAAAAGATGTTAAAAATCAAGCTATTAATAATGCAAAACAAGTTCACGGTACTGATTTAAGCTCTTATTTAGATGATATTTCTTCATTATTATCAAAAGTAGATCATTCTAATAAAAAAGATAAAAAAACTAAACAACTAGATTTTGAAGACTTTTTTGATAATAGTGATGAAGAAGAATAA
- a CDS encoding DNA gyrase/topoisomerase IV subunit B has protein sequence MAENKKYDESAIQVLEGLEAVRKRPGMYIGSTDNRGLHHLVWEIVDNAIDEALAGFCTQIDVVLEKDNSITIIDNGRGIPTGMHKTGKSTPEVIFSVLHAGGKFDSTAYKSSGGLHGVGSSVTNALSKRFKATIYRDKKIHEIEFRNGGKLEKPLTFIANTYKTGTTINFLPDDTIFSNTKFNFSLISERLKESALLNSGLKITLSDLISNRYVEYQFQDGLVEFVKELVDDKKPVTDIITINNESKNIIAEIALQYTEDDNEIILGFANNVKTIDGGTHLVGFKSGLIRAINDYAKDQKILKDKIKLDSNDLREGLVAIVTVKIPENLIEYEGQTKSKLGTSDAKVVVEQIVYEFMSYWLIENKVLANKIIENALISQKARLEAKKARQAIKSVKGKKNVNKMMLGKLTPAQGKKRELNELYLVEGDSAGGSAKSGRDRNFQAILPLRGKVINSEKAKLIDLLKNEEIQSIINAIGAGVGKDFDISDINYGKIIIMTDADTDGAHIQTLLLTFFYRHMKDLIVHKKVYIALPPLYKITFNDKSFIYLWDEEELLEFNKTNNKKYEIQRYKGLGEMNADQLWQTTMDPKNRKIIQVTISDGLLAEKMFKTLMGDDVEKRKLWIQENVKFTLEDDQIQVIEMEK, from the coding sequence ATGGCTGAAAATAAAAAATATGATGAATCAGCGATTCAGGTTTTAGAAGGACTAGAAGCAGTTAGAAAAAGACCAGGAATGTATATTGGTTCAACTGATAATAGAGGATTACATCATTTAGTATGAGAAATAGTAGATAATGCTATTGATGAAGCTTTAGCTGGATTTTGTACTCAAATTGATGTTGTTTTAGAAAAAGATAACTCAATTACAATTATAGATAATGGAAGAGGTATTCCAACTGGTATGCATAAAACAGGAAAATCAACTCCTGAAGTGATTTTTTCAGTTTTACATGCTGGAGGAAAATTTGATAGTACAGCTTATAAGTCAAGTGGTGGATTACACGGAGTTGGATCTAGTGTAACTAATGCTTTATCAAAAAGATTTAAAGCAACAATTTATCGTGATAAAAAGATTCATGAAATTGAGTTTAGAAATGGTGGTAAATTAGAAAAACCTTTAACTTTTATAGCAAATACTTACAAAACAGGTACAACTATTAATTTCTTACCAGATGATACTATTTTTAGTAATACTAAATTTAACTTTTCTTTAATTAGTGAAAGATTAAAAGAATCAGCCTTATTAAACTCAGGATTAAAAATTACTTTATCAGATCTAATTTCTAATAGATATGTTGAATATCAATTTCAAGATGGATTAGTTGAATTTGTAAAAGAACTAGTTGATGATAAAAAACCAGTTACAGATATTATTACTATTAATAATGAAAGTAAAAATATTATTGCTGAAATTGCTTTACAATACACAGAAGATGACAATGAAATTATTTTAGGATTTGCAAATAATGTAAAAACTATTGATGGTGGAACTCATTTAGTTGGATTTAAATCAGGTTTAATTAGAGCAATTAATGATTATGCAAAAGATCAAAAAATCTTAAAAGATAAAATTAAATTAGATTCAAATGATCTAAGAGAAGGTTTAGTAGCTATTGTTACAGTTAAGATTCCTGAAAATCTAATTGAATATGAAGGACAAACTAAATCTAAATTAGGAACTTCTGATGCTAAAGTTGTAGTTGAACAAATAGTTTATGAATTTATGAGCTATTGATTAATAGAAAATAAAGTTTTAGCAAACAAAATTATTGAAAATGCTTTAATTAGTCAAAAAGCAAGATTAGAAGCAAAAAAAGCAAGACAAGCAATTAAAAGTGTTAAAGGTAAAAAGAACGTTAATAAAATGATGTTAGGTAAACTAACACCAGCTCAAGGTAAAAAAAGAGAACTAAATGAATTATATTTAGTCGAAGGAGATTCAGCTGGTGGTAGTGCTAAATCTGGACGTGATAGAAACTTTCAAGCGATTTTACCACTAAGAGGTAAAGTAATAAACTCAGAAAAAGCAAAACTAATTGATTTATTAAAAAATGAAGAAATTCAATCAATTATTAATGCTATTGGAGCTGGTGTTGGAAAAGATTTTGATATTTCAGATATTAATTATGGAAAAATCATTATCATGACTGATGCAGATACTGATGGAGCTCATATTCAGACTTTATTATTAACATTTTTTTACAGACATATGAAAGATCTTATTGTTCATAAAAAAGTTTATATTGCTTTACCACCTTTATATAAAATTACTTTTAATGATAAAAGTTTTATTTATTTATGAGATGAAGAAGAATTATTAGAATTTAATAAAACTAATAATAAAAAATATGAAATTCAACGTTATAAAGGTTTAGGAGAAATGAATGCTGATCAGTTATGACAAACTACAATGGATCCTAAAAATAGAAAAATTATTCAAGTTACAATTTCTGATGGTTTATTAGCTGAAAAAATGTTTAAAACCTTAATGGGTGATGATGTTGAAAAACGTAAATTATGAATTCAAGAAAATGTTAAATTCACTTTAGAAGATGATCAAATACAAGTTATAGAAATGGAAAAATAA